The following is a genomic window from Gemmatimonadaceae bacterium.
GGACGCGCCGGCGGCCCACCCCACGCGCAGCCCGGGCGCGAGCAGCTTGGAGAACGTGCCTAACTGAATCACCGCGCTGCCGTCGGCATCCAGCGACTTGAGCGACGGCACGGAGTCTCCCTCGAAGCGCACTTTCCGGTAGGGGCTGTCTTCGACCAGCAGCACGCCGTAGCGGCGCGCCAGATCCACCAGGGCGCGCCGCCGTTCGAGCGGCATCGTCACCCCGGTGGGGTTGTGAAAGTCGGGCACGTTGTAGATGAACTTGGGCGCACGCCCGGCCGCGGCCGCGCGATCGAGCACGGTTGCGAGCGCATCGACGTCCATGCCGTTCGCATCTTGAGGCACTTCGACGAACGTCGCGCCGAAGCTGCGGATGATCGGGATTGCGCTGAAGTACGTGGGCAGCGTCACGACGACGGCATCGCCCTCATCGATCGTCAGTCGACACACCAGCTCGAGCGCGTGCTTGGCGCCGTTGGTCACCAGCACGTTCGACGCGTTCAGCGAAGCGCCGTCGGCGCGCATGTGATCTGCGATCCACTCGCGCAGCTCCGGCAATCCGGGTCGCGGCGCATACTGCAGCGTTTCAGCGCGGTATTCCGAGAGGGCGTCCCCGGCTTCGCTGGAGAGATCCGGCAGCACACCGGGGAAGGCGTGTCCGGAGTCGAATGCGATCGCGTCGGCCGGCGCGGACGTCGGCATGACGGACGACAACTGCGTGGCGCGCCGCGCGAACGAGGCCGGTGGCATCCCCGAAGCTCCGTGGTCAGAGTAAGGCTATTTGTACGGACAAAATATCGCCCTAATATGTATGGACATAAAGGGCAGGGTCAAGAGTCAGGGAAGCGTCGCCTGAGCAGGCGACTGGGGGAAGAGGGAAGGGGAACGAGGGGAAGTTGAGGCCGCGCAGAGCCGGCTAACCAGCGCTCCTTACTATAGTATAGCGAGCCCGGCAGTGGCCCGGACGGCTGGGCGGATTTCTCGGGGGCGGTGGTGCGGGATTCCCCAACACACGATCTAGGATAACACTGCCAGCGTTCTCCCCTCCTGAGCGAGTCGCTGCAATGCCGTTCCCCTCATGGCTTGCATCTACGCTCATGAAGACGCGGACACAGCAGGACACAACGGACACGACACGAGCAACACCAAGCCCTTTGATTTTTTGTCAGTGCTTTGTCCGTTGTGTCCTGTTGTGTCCGCGTCTTCATGAGCGTAGCACTCTGCCTTTCCGACCTGCCTCACGAGCCATCTTCGGTCGTTCGTTCGTTTTTTCCCCGGGAAGTGCGGCGGTGCTGGATCCCCCAACACACGGTCTCCAAGCGAACCTCCTAGCACCCGGTTAGAACAAATCGATTCTGACCCGCAACGGGTCGCCTTCGACATCGAGCAGGTTGGCCAGCGTCCGCTTGCCCCGCCGCGTGAACTGCAGCGACACGCGCGATCCGCCGATCTGCATGCCCTCGATTACGAGGCGGCGCAGAAACGGCGGCAGCAGCGGCTCCCGAATGTGCAGCTCGTGCCCGGGCGCGTCCGGCAGGACCCCCGTCGACGCTTGCAGCAGCATGAAGAACGCGCCCGACGCCCACGCTTGCGGCGAGCAGCTCACCGGATACAACACCGGACGACGGCCCTCCGTGCGCGGCATGCCGCAGTACAACTCGGGCAGGCGCTCGTATCGGACGCCGAGCGCGGCATCGTACAGCGCGTTGAAGATCGGCAGCATCGCCGGCTTCTGCCCCGTGAGCGACAAGCCTAACGCAACGATGCCGTTGTCGTGCGGCCACACCGATCCATCGTGATAGCTCATCGGGTTGTACACCGGGTGCTCGGCGCTCAGCGTACGGAGCCCCCACCCGGAGAACATGTCGGGCGCGAGCAGCCGCTCGCCGGTCTTGGTGGCGCGCAACGCGTCGGGCACGCGGCACCACAGCAGATGCCCGGCGTTCGACGTCACCGTCGGCAGCGGACGCTTGTCGCCGTCCAGCGCCAGCGCGAACGTGCCCAGCTCTTCGAGCCAGAATGCCTCGATGATCCGCTCCCGCAGCCGCGCCGCCTGGGCGCGCAGCGTTTTCGCGCGCGCGTGATCGCCGAGCGCGTGGTACAACGCCGCCATGCGGCGCTTGGCATCGCATGCGTAGCCCTGCACCTCGACCAGCGCGACCGGCGGGTTGGGCAGCGTGCCGTCGGGGAAGGGAACGCCGTCCCACGAGTCCTTCCACCCCTGATTCACCAACCCGTTAGGCGAGGTCTTGGCGTACTCGATGAACCCGTCGCCGTCGATGTCGCCGTAGCGATCCATCCACTCCAGCGCGCGCTCGGCGTTCGGCAGCAGCTCGCGCACCAGCGCGACGTCGCCGGTCCAGCGCCACGTCTCGTGCAGGAGCATGAGCCACAGCGGTGTCGCGTCCACCGTGCCGTAGTACGGCACGTGCGGAATCTCGCCCGCGCGCGCCAGCTCCCCGCGCCGCAGCTCGTGCATGATCCGCCCCGGCTGCTCTTCCGTCTCCGGATTCTCGCGCTGGCCCTGCATCCGCGCCAGATAGCGCAGCGTGTCGCACGCGATCCGCGGATTCATGCCTAACGTCTGCATCGACGTGATGATCGAGTCCCGGCCGAACGGCGTCGAGTACCACGGAATCCCGGCCGAGATGATGGCCTGGCCGTCGACGCGCGTGTACAGCGCACGCAGGTCGATCGTCGCCTGTTCCAGCGCCGTGTTGAAATCCGGCACGTTGCTCACGAACCGCGTACACGAGTCGCGCCACGCGTCGTACTGCCGCTCGATCGCGTCGTGCCGATGCCGGAAGCTCCGATGGCCGTTCCGCCGCCGATGATGGTCGCCGTCGTCGCGGGGCGGCGACGCGTCCGGAATCACGTGCCACTCCAGGTGGTGCGGCCGGTTAGGCTCGAGCCGGAACCGCCACCGCGCGCCATCCGGCCCGATGTCATCCGGTTCGACGTCGAAGCACACCACACTGCGAATCACACGGCCGTCGCGGCCGCGATACGAAAACGCGATCGATCGCTCGTCGACGTCCGGTTCGTAAAACGTGCCGCGCTCTTTGCGCTTCCAGCCGCGCACCTCGAAGATGTCCGCGAAGTCGTTGGCCACCGACAACGCGGCCCAGAACTCGATGGGCGCCGTGAGAAAATTCGTGAACGTCACGCGCTCCGTCAGCTGCTCATCGAGCAGCAGCTGCCGCCGCACGTGCACGGCATTGGCGACGTTCCAGGCGTCGCCGCCAAACACCTTGTCGTCGATCGCCAGGTCGATTTGCGCACTGAACGTCCGAATCACCTGCGCCGACAGTTGGATGGGCGTGCCGCCGGCCACGTTCAAGACGTAGTGGCTCAGCATGCGCGTGTCGTGGTGGAAGAGACCGAGGCCGCAGTGACCCGGCGGGTCGACGTTGCCCTGTGCATCGAGCAGCAGAAAGAGCAGCTCGTGCTTGAGCACCATGCTTTCATGCAATGTCGTCCCGTGCCGGCAATCGATGGACGAATATCCTACTGCGTCCTGCATTGAGATCGGTGCCGGCTCCGTCTTTCTTTCAACCTTCATGATGGTTTGGTAAGAGACGTGTGGCGCTGGAGCGGGCTCCTCGCTTCATGCGAGCACCCGACCGTCCCTTCGCGGCTGCGCGCGCGTACAGGCGCTCGTAGTCGCGCACCATGCGGTCGCGTCCAAAGCGTTCGATCGCTCGCGCTCGACATCGCTCGCGATCGAACTCGTCGAGGATGCTCCCGCGCTGCACGATCTCCCGCATTTCGGTCGCATCTCGCACCACGAATCCCGTCACACCCTCCTCGACGAGCTCCGGCACGCTGCCGTGCGGATACGCGATCACCGGGCATCCGCTCAACATGGCTTCGATCAACGCCAAACCGAAGGGCTCGTTCCACGTGATCGGCGCCAGAAGCGCGCGGGCGTCCCGGAGCAACGGCACCTTCTCGTCAATCCCGATGCTGCCGAGCATTGTCACGTGAG
Proteins encoded in this region:
- a CDS encoding PLP-dependent aminotransferase family protein, producing MPPASFARRATQLSSVMPTSAPADAIAFDSGHAFPGVLPDLSSEAGDALSEYRAETLQYAPRPGLPELREWIADHMRADGASLNASNVLVTNGAKHALELVCRLTIDEGDAVVVTLPTYFSAIPIIRSFGATFVEVPQDANGMDVDALATVLDRAAAAGRAPKFIYNVPDFHNPTGVTMPLERRRALVDLARRYGVLLVEDSPYRKVRFEGDSVPSLKSLDADGSAVIQLGTFSKLLAPGLRVGWAAGASDLLARMAQLKTDAGSCPLTQRVILEFCRAGRLDAHTTRVQETYRAHRNRMVRAFERELPEVAFQAPNGGYYLWLSLPAGVDGDALARRAADAGVIVIAGSKFFANGGGDQRGRFIRVAFSHAGLDEIDEGVRRLASAYHSLGTGAAAGAAAN
- a CDS encoding glycogen debranching N-terminal domain-containing protein produces the protein MQDAVGYSSIDCRHGTTLHESMVLKHELLFLLLDAQGNVDPPGHCGLGLFHHDTRMLSHYVLNVAGGTPIQLSAQVIRTFSAQIDLAIDDKVFGGDAWNVANAVHVRRQLLLDEQLTERVTFTNFLTAPIEFWAALSVANDFADIFEVRGWKRKERGTFYEPDVDERSIAFSYRGRDGRVIRSVVCFDVEPDDIGPDGARWRFRLEPNRPHHLEWHVIPDASPPRDDGDHHRRRNGHRSFRHRHDAIERQYDAWRDSCTRFVSNVPDFNTALEQATIDLRALYTRVDGQAIISAGIPWYSTPFGRDSIITSMQTLGMNPRIACDTLRYLARMQGQRENPETEEQPGRIMHELRRGELARAGEIPHVPYYGTVDATPLWLMLLHETWRWTGDVALVRELLPNAERALEWMDRYGDIDGDGFIEYAKTSPNGLVNQGWKDSWDGVPFPDGTLPNPPVALVEVQGYACDAKRRMAALYHALGDHARAKTLRAQAARLRERIIEAFWLEELGTFALALDGDKRPLPTVTSNAGHLLWCRVPDALRATKTGERLLAPDMFSGWGLRTLSAEHPVYNPMSYHDGSVWPHDNGIVALGLSLTGQKPAMLPIFNALYDAALGVRYERLPELYCGMPRTEGRRPVLYPVSCSPQAWASGAFFMLLQASTGVLPDAPGHELHIREPLLPPFLRRLVIEGMQIGGSRVSLQFTRRGKRTLANLLDVEGDPLRVRIDLF